TTGGGCGCCAAGGCGTTGTTGTAACCCTCGTTCGAGTTTTGAGCGCTTAAATTCAAGCTGACAGTCGGGTAGTGCTCGCCCTTGCCAGCGCGCAACGCGGCACCGGCGGCTTCAACAGCATTTTGACTGGCCTGTAACTGCGGGTTATCCAACACAGCGGACTGTACCCAACTATCCAGGCCAAGAGCCGACACCTGCAATTGGACATCATCTCGAACGCGGCGCAACTTTTCTTTCACTGGGCGCCCGATGATTTCCGACAACGCTGCACGGGTGACACGCACTTGATTGCGGGCATCTACCTCCTGCGCCGCCAGCAAGTCGACTCGAGCCTGAATGTCGAGCTTGTCTGTGATCATCGCTAGACGCTTCTTGAACAAGGCACTAATCCGGTCAAGATTTTTCTGCGTGGCCCGGCGCTCCACCTGCACCAGCTCAAGTTCATCGTCAGCGGCAAGGGCTGCGAAATAGCGCTGAGCCAGATCGACGGCGGCTTCAGCTTCGGCGTCCCTGGACTCGTCAACAGATTGTCGGGCCAGACTTTTGAATTTCTGGTAATTCTCCCACGCGGCCTTGTTATAGAGGTGCTGACTCAAGTTAAGGCTGTAATTCTCGCTGTTGTAAACCTGTTCGGTGAGTTCGTTGGTCTGCCTTATGCGGTTGGTTCCAGCGTTGGCTGAAATCTGCGGTAGCAGACCGCCAAAGGATTCGCGCTGTTGCTCTTTGCTGGACTGAGCGCGGGAGTATGAGGCCAAGACACGAGGGTCCTCCAGGCGCGACTCGCGGTAGAGTTGCATCAGGTCTGCTGAATAGTCTTTGATACTAATGCTGCCAGGAGGTATTCGAGGTGTCGATGACCCAGCCGTTTTCGGCTCGCCAGCTTGAACGGGCTGGACCAATAAACCCAGGATCAGATAAGGCAACAGGCGCACCGTCACTCCTCAATCATTGATTGAGAAACAGCATCGCGAGCAGGTTGCATCAAGTACTGCAGCATCGTGCGCTCACCGGTGTTGATCAGCACATCAGCCGGCATACCGGCCAGCAACTTGCGGTTAGCCAATGTGCGCACGCCCTCAGGGGTCACGCTTATCCGGGTCAGATAATAAGGCTCGCCAGTTTTTTCGTTGACCAGACGGTCACCGGAGATACCAGTGACCAGGCCTTCGACGACTGGAGTGGTGGCACTGTTGAACGCGCTGAAACGGATGTCGGCCAGTTTGCCGATGGCGATACGATTGATGTCTTGCGGCGCCACCTGAGCTTCGACAACCAGGTCGGAGACCGAAGGCACGATGTCCAGTAACGGTGTGGCTTGACTAACGACACCACCGACAGTGTGCACGGTCATGCCGATGACCATGCCATCATCCGGAGCGCGGATTACGATGCGACTTAATCGATCGGCAAGGGCTGAAGTAAGCTTCTGCAGATCGTAATTTTTGGTCTGGACTTCGGACAACTGCTTAACCACTTCGGAGCTGAAATCCTTATCGATCTGCAGGACCTGCAGTTGTGTTTCGTTGATTTGAAGACGGGTCTTGATGTTGGTGGAATTGTGGTCCGTGATTTCTGATCGCAGCATGTCCAGCTTGCGCTCCTGGTCCAACAGACGCTGTTTGTCGACGAAGCCTTGAGCCAGCAACTCATTCAGCTCACCGATTTCGCCGCTGTAGGATTTTTTCAGGTTGCTCTTTGTCGCGATCATTACGTCAGTGCCTTTTATCTGCTGGTTCAGTTGGCCAATACGCTCTTGCAGAACCGAGATCTGGCCCAGACGGGAAGCGCGACGGGCGTTGAACACTTGGCTTTCACCTGCCCGCACCTCCATACCACGCAAGGTATCGAGATCTTCCATCGCGTCGAAATCAAGCGAAATCATGTCGTCACGTTCGGCGATCAGGCGGGCCTCCATCGCTTTGCCGGCGACCAGCTGATTGTGATTCATCTCGTATTCGGACCGCAGCTGGGCCTCATTTAGCACGATCAGCGGTTGGCCTTTAGTAACCCTATCTCCATCGTGTACCAGCACCTCTTTGACGATACCTCCCTCCAGGTGTTGTACCGTTTTGCGATAGGTCTGCACAGTGACGACCCCTGGCGCATACGCCGCACCATCGAGGGGTGCAAATGCAGCCCAGGTTCCAAACACACCGAACATCACGAAGACGATGGAAAATCCCAGCCGGCGCGTTGTCTGGTCAGATGTTGGTAAATCGGCGAAGTGATCGGCTGAAATGGCTGCTGTACGTGTCATCGAAATCTTCCTTTCAGACACTGGCCGCAGCCGTACCTGTGGCACCCTGGGTTGTTTTTTGTCGAGCCGCCAGTTGCTGCGCGTCGAGCTCTGCTATTACTTGATTGGAGGGCCCGTACATGCTCACGCCTCCGTTGCTCATCACCAGAATGCGGTCAAGCTGCGCGAGAATTGGGGTGCGGTGAGTAATGATAAAGATGGTCGCCCCGGTCAGCTTGAGCGCCCGGATGGCGGAAGCCAGCGCGCGCTCTCCGACTTCGTCAAGATTGGAATTGGGTTCGTCCAGCAGTATCAGCCGTGGTGTTCCGTACATCGCCCGGGCCAGACCTACCCGTTGACGCTGACCACCAGACAGGTTGACGCCTTCGCTGCCAATGACGGTGTCGTAGCCCTGGGGCAACAGCAGGATCATTTCATGCACGCCGGCCATCCTGGCGGCATGCACGACTTTCTCGGAATCAATATCAGCAAAGCGCGCAATGTTTTCGCTGATGGTGCCTTCAAACAATTCAATGTCCTGCGGCAGATAGCCCATATGCGGACCCAGTTCGTGCTTGTCCCAGAGACTGATATCCGCACCGTCGAGCCTCACAACGCCGTGTTGTGGAACCCATACGCCCATCAGCGCTCTGCCCAGCGTGGATTTGCCCGACGCGCTCGGGCCGATAATCCCCACCACGGAACCAGCCGGCGCACCAAAGCTGATGCCGCGGATGATAGGCGTTTTCGAACCAGGCGCCGCTACGACCAGGTTTTCCACATGCACATGACCTTGAGGTACCGGCAAGCACATACGCTGCGGTTCGGCGTGCAGCTTCTCCAGAACGGTGTTGAGCCTGGTGTATTGCGAGCGGGCGATGACGGACCCTTTCCAACTGCCGATGATCAAATCTATCGGTGCCAGGGCCCGTCCCAGCAGCACAGAGCCGGCAATTACCAGGCCCGGGCTGATTTCATGATTGACCGCTAGAAAGGCGCCAAGTCCAAGAATCAGCGACTGAGCCAGAACGCGGAAGGTTTTCGCAATAGCACTGATCAGCCCACCCTTGTCACTTGCTCTCGACTGCAAAATAAGCACGCGTGCGTGGCGAAGGCTCCAGCGATCCATTAGGCTGCCGAGCATGCCCATTGATTCTATGACTTCGGCATTACGCAGATTCTTGTTGATATCGAGGGTCGCCGCACTGTTTTCCTTATTGGCCTGAGCCAGCGTCCTGCCAGTCGCTCGTTCGTTGATAAAAGCCAGCAATAGCAAAATCACGGCACAGCCCAGCGCTGCCCAGCCGTACCAAGGGTGAAACAAAAACATTACACCCACATAAATCGGCAGCCATGGCGCGTCGAAAAAAGCGAACAGACCGTTGCCGGTCAGAAACTGTCGCAGACCCGTCAAGTCGCTCAGCGACTGCGCAGACGCATCCATGCCGCCGCTTTCCAGGGCCCGCTTGAAACCCGCCTTATACACCTGGCGGCTGAGGAGCACATCCAGTTGGGTGCTGACGCGCACCATGATGCGTGAACGGACCCACTCCAGAGATCCCATGGTCAGCAACAGCATGGTCATAATGAGCGTCAACATGGACAGCGTCGATAGGCTACCGCCGGTCACTACCCGCCCATATACCTGGAGCATGTAAAAGGTCGGCACCAGCAGCAGCGCATTGATAAAAAAGCTAAAGAAGCCAATCGACAGGAAGCTGCTCCGACTCGTATTCAATGCACTCTGCAAGCTGTTTTCATGTGTGCTGCGCATAGGCTCGATACTGCCATGAGGATATTGAAAGGTGCGCCCACATCTGCCCAGCTCCAAAGGCACAGGACTCGGCAAATAGAGCACCGCAATAGGTCTAGAAATAACGGCAACACAGCAAACGTGGTTATTTCCACACAGCTATCGCTTATTAACAACACAGACGGGGGCCGCGTTATCACGCAACAATTTATTTATCTGCTGACCATCGAGCCAGATAACCCTTGAAAGATTCTATGATCGGCAACTCTTGCGCACAAGA
This genomic stretch from Pseudomonas wuhanensis harbors:
- a CDS encoding TolC family protein encodes the protein MILGLLVQPVQAGEPKTAGSSTPRIPPGSISIKDYSADLMQLYRESRLEDPRVLASYSRAQSSKEQQRESFGGLLPQISANAGTNRIRQTNELTEQVYNSENYSLNLSQHLYNKAAWENYQKFKSLARQSVDESRDAEAEAAVDLAQRYFAALAADDELELVQVERRATQKNLDRISALFKKRLAMITDKLDIQARVDLLAAQEVDARNQVRVTRAALSEIIGRPVKEKLRRVRDDVQLQVSALGLDSWVQSAVLDNPQLQASQNAVEAAGAALRAGKGEHYPTVSLNLSAQNSNEGYNNALAPKTDSYVAGIGVQVPIYSGGSVSARVRGLYQDQLTAEQQWEATRRQVIKETTNAYLTADSNVEKVSANRNALASAEQSSIASQKAFSYGVVNAVDVMISVQNEFMARRNLLKTQYDFITNLLILNRWAGIRSDDSIETVNTWLSIDGNAVHVRERSSIQ
- a CDS encoding HlyD family type I secretion periplasmic adaptor subunit, translated to MTRTAAISADHFADLPTSDQTTRRLGFSIVFVMFGVFGTWAAFAPLDGAAYAPGVVTVQTYRKTVQHLEGGIVKEVLVHDGDRVTKGQPLIVLNEAQLRSEYEMNHNQLVAGKAMEARLIAERDDMISLDFDAMEDLDTLRGMEVRAGESQVFNARRASRLGQISVLQERIGQLNQQIKGTDVMIATKSNLKKSYSGEIGELNELLAQGFVDKQRLLDQERKLDMLRSEITDHNSTNIKTRLQINETQLQVLQIDKDFSSEVVKQLSEVQTKNYDLQKLTSALADRLSRIVIRAPDDGMVIGMTVHTVGGVVSQATPLLDIVPSVSDLVVEAQVAPQDINRIAIGKLADIRFSAFNSATTPVVEGLVTGISGDRLVNEKTGEPYYLTRISVTPEGVRTLANRKLLAGMPADVLINTGERTMLQYLMQPARDAVSQSMIEE
- a CDS encoding type I secretion system permease/ATPase, with the translated sequence MRSTHENSLQSALNTSRSSFLSIGFFSFFINALLLVPTFYMLQVYGRVVTGGSLSTLSMLTLIMTMLLLTMGSLEWVRSRIMVRVSTQLDVLLSRQVYKAGFKRALESGGMDASAQSLSDLTGLRQFLTGNGLFAFFDAPWLPIYVGVMFLFHPWYGWAALGCAVILLLLAFINERATGRTLAQANKENSAATLDINKNLRNAEVIESMGMLGSLMDRWSLRHARVLILQSRASDKGGLISAIAKTFRVLAQSLILGLGAFLAVNHEISPGLVIAGSVLLGRALAPIDLIIGSWKGSVIARSQYTRLNTVLEKLHAEPQRMCLPVPQGHVHVENLVVAAPGSKTPIIRGISFGAPAGSVVGIIGPSASGKSTLGRALMGVWVPQHGVVRLDGADISLWDKHELGPHMGYLPQDIELFEGTISENIARFADIDSEKVVHAARMAGVHEMILLLPQGYDTVIGSEGVNLSGGQRQRVGLARAMYGTPRLILLDEPNSNLDEVGERALASAIRALKLTGATIFIITHRTPILAQLDRILVMSNGGVSMYGPSNQVIAELDAQQLAARQKTTQGATGTAAASV